One genomic segment of Gallaecimonas xiamenensis 3-C-1 includes these proteins:
- a CDS encoding AMP-binding protein, whose product MLYEVLAEALAVNPCALVTPAQKLSGAQLLAAAEELAATLAGAGVRRLGLLMDNEAAWTIADLAALKAGLVLVPIPGFFSRAQQLHVIADAGLDAVLAPVALPMASQTLATGQGTLSLLAVDAPQTLPAGTAKITYTSGTTGNPKGVCLSEANMLAVCRSLLWVTGQQGVERHLCLLPLAVLLENLGGLYVPWLAGASVTLVPMAELGVKGASGLDPAQMLSTLTRYQPHSLILVPALLPVILAGKAQGLADSYRFLALGGGKTAQAQLEQAQALGLPLYEGYGLSEACSVVALNIPGANKPGTVGQVLPHVEVRLAEDGEVQVRGNSFLGYLGEEGDQPQWLATGDLGALAEDGTLTILGRKKATIVTAMGRNVAPEWLEAELCALPGIAQAFVYGSESQGLHALVVTGREDLATLKEGFNQGLPDYARLDSLSGTNEPFSIERQELTANGRLRRQALAQRIKESPMGFFDRLKTETQAAQQYLLSAPAILACQQGDVTLPRYLAFLNNAYHHVKHTVPLMMACGTRLGDDKEWLRGAIAEYIEEEYGHHEWILDDIAAAGGDREQARLSKANFETELMVAYAYDSVNRGNPVSLFGMVWVLEGTSVNLATPMADLIRAKLSLGKGACRYLYSHGSLDLEHIDFFESLMNRIEDKADQDAIIHMANRMYRLYGDMFRSLPMEA is encoded by the coding sequence ATGTTGTATGAGGTACTGGCCGAGGCCCTGGCCGTCAATCCCTGCGCCCTGGTTACCCCGGCGCAAAAACTGTCCGGCGCCCAGCTGCTGGCCGCCGCCGAAGAGCTGGCCGCCACCCTGGCAGGGGCCGGGGTTCGCCGCCTGGGTCTGCTGATGGATAACGAAGCGGCCTGGACCATTGCCGACCTGGCCGCCCTTAAGGCCGGGCTGGTGCTGGTGCCCATTCCAGGCTTCTTCAGCCGCGCCCAGCAGCTTCATGTCATTGCCGATGCCGGCCTCGATGCGGTGCTGGCGCCGGTAGCCCTGCCCATGGCCAGCCAAACCCTGGCAACAGGGCAGGGCACCTTGAGCCTGCTGGCTGTAGATGCTCCCCAGACGCTGCCGGCGGGCACCGCCAAAATCACCTACACCTCCGGCACCACGGGAAACCCCAAAGGGGTCTGCCTGTCCGAGGCCAATATGCTGGCGGTTTGTCGCTCTTTATTGTGGGTAACCGGCCAACAAGGAGTGGAACGGCACCTGTGCCTGCTGCCTTTGGCGGTACTGCTGGAAAACCTCGGCGGGCTCTACGTGCCATGGCTGGCCGGCGCCAGCGTGACCCTGGTGCCCATGGCAGAGCTGGGGGTCAAAGGGGCCAGTGGCCTGGACCCGGCCCAGATGCTCTCGACCCTGACCCGTTACCAGCCCCACAGCCTGATCCTGGTGCCAGCCTTGCTGCCGGTGATCTTGGCCGGCAAAGCCCAGGGCTTGGCCGACAGCTACCGCTTCCTGGCGCTGGGGGGCGGCAAGACTGCCCAGGCGCAGCTGGAACAGGCCCAGGCCCTGGGCCTACCCCTTTATGAAGGTTATGGCCTGTCCGAAGCCTGTTCCGTGGTGGCCCTTAACATCCCCGGCGCCAACAAACCCGGCACGGTCGGGCAGGTGCTACCCCATGTGGAAGTGCGGCTGGCCGAAGACGGTGAAGTGCAAGTCAGGGGCAACAGCTTTCTGGGCTACCTGGGGGAGGAAGGCGACCAGCCCCAGTGGCTGGCCACCGGTGACCTGGGGGCCCTGGCCGAAGACGGCACCCTGACCATCCTTGGCCGCAAGAAGGCCACCATCGTCACTGCCATGGGCCGCAATGTGGCTCCCGAATGGCTGGAAGCGGAGCTTTGCGCCTTGCCGGGCATAGCCCAGGCCTTTGTCTATGGCAGTGAGAGCCAGGGGCTTCATGCCCTGGTGGTCACCGGCCGCGAGGATCTGGCTACCCTTAAAGAGGGCTTCAATCAGGGGTTGCCGGACTATGCCCGCCTCGACAGCCTCAGTGGCACCAATGAGCCCTTTTCCATCGAACGCCAGGAACTGACCGCCAACGGCCGTCTGCGCCGCCAGGCCCTGGCCCAGCGCATCAAGGAGTCGCCCATGGGCTTTTTTGACCGTCTCAAGACCGAAACCCAGGCCGCCCAGCAGTACCTGCTCAGTGCGCCGGCCATTTTGGCCTGCCAGCAAGGGGATGTGACCTTGCCGCGCTACCTGGCTTTTTTGAACAATGCCTACCACCACGTCAAACACACTGTGCCCTTGATGATGGCCTGTGGTACCCGCCTGGGAGACGACAAGGAATGGCTGCGGGGCGCCATTGCCGAGTACATCGAGGAGGAATACGGCCACCACGAGTGGATCCTCGACGACATCGCCGCCGCCGGGGGCGACCGGGAACAGGCCCGCTTGTCCAAAGCCAATTTCGAAACCGAGCTGATGGTGGCCTACGCCTACGACAGTGTTAACCGGGGCAACCCGGTCAGCCTCTTTGGCATGGTCTGGGTGTTGGAAGGCACTTCGGTGAACCTGGCTACCCCCATGGCCGACCTGATCCGCGCCAAGCTCAGCCTGGGCAAAGGGGCCTGCCGTTATCTCTACTCCCATGGCAGCCTGGACCTGGAGCACATCGATTTCTTCGAGTCCTTGATGAACCGCATCGAAGACAAGGCCGACCAGGACGCCATTATCCATATGGCCAACCGCATGTACCGCCTCTATGGCGACATGTTCCGCAGCCTGCCCATGGAGGCCTGA